A part of Bubalus bubalis isolate 160015118507 breed Murrah chromosome 6, NDDB_SH_1, whole genome shotgun sequence genomic DNA contains:
- the RIIAD1 gene encoding RIIa domain-containing protein 1, which produces MANLTGTIKGLYPETLSPEQLEKLRGFKIQTRITNEKYLRTHKEVELLISGFFREMFLKRPDNIPEFAADYFTDPRLPNKIHMQLIKEKKAA; this is translated from the exons ATGGCGAACCTGACGGGCACGATTAAGGGGCTGTACCCCGAAACACTGAGCCCAGAGCAGCTGGAGAAGCTGCGCGGCTTCAAG ATTCAAACTCGGATTACTAATGAAAAGTACCTTAGGACCCACAAAGAAGTGGAGTTGCTCATAAGTGGTTTCTTCAG agaaatgtttttgaaaagaCCAGACAACATTCCAGAATTTGCCGCAG ACTATTTCACGGATCCAAGACTTCCCAACAAGATTCACATGCAGCTAATTAAGGAGAAGAAAGCGGCTTAA